The Mycobacterium haemophilum DSM 44634 sequence GTCGGCGATCTGCCGGACCACCGCAAGGTCATGGCTGATGAACAGGTACGTCAGTCCTAGTTGGGCCTGTAGATCAGCCAGCAGGTCCAATATCTGTGCCTGTACCACCACATCTAGCGCCGATACCGCCTCGTCGCACACCAACACCTCGGGCCGCAGCGCCAGCGCCCGAGCGATCGCAACCCGTTGCCGCTGACCACCGGAAAGCTCACGAGGCAGCCGACCCAACACTGACGACGGCAGCGCCACCTGGTCGAGCAGCTCGCGCACCGCTTGCTTACGCTGCTTGCGGTCACCGACCCGGTGGATCCGCAAGGGTTCCTCGATGGCCCGAAACACTGAGTACCTGGGATCCAAACTGCTGTACGGGTTCTGGAACACGGGCTGCACTCGCCGACGAAACGCTAACTCCTCATCCCCGTTGAGTTCACCCACGACCAGAGAGCCCTGGGCGCCCTGGTTCCCGTGGTAAACCACTGTGCCCGATGTAGGTTGCAGCAAACCGAGCACCATTCTCGCCACCGTCGACTTCCCCGAGCCAGACTCTCCGACGATTGCTAAGGTGCTGGCCCGTGGTAGCCGAAACGACACCGCATCGACAGCACAAAACGCCGCCCGCCGCCACGGTGCTCCGCGAGACTCTCGGTAGATCTTGGTCAGGTCCGAGGCGACCAGAACAGCGTCGCGCACAGCGGCTTTCATGGACACCTGCGATCGGAGATGCGCCGAACCCCTGTTGCGCGCCGCCAGCGACGGAGCCGCCGCGACCAACCGGCGGGTGTACTCGTGTTGCGGGTCTTGCAGGATTGATTGCACTGCACCGGATTCCACTACCACCCCGCGATGGACGACGACCACTGATTCGGCCCGTTCGGCGGCCAACGCCAGATCATGAGTGATCAGCAGCAACGCGGTACCCAGGTCGTCGATGAGCCGCTGCAAATGATCGAGCACCTGCCGTTGCACGGTGACGTCCAGCGCAGAAGTCGGCTCGTCGGCGATCAGCAGCCGCGGCCGGCTAGCCAACCCGATGGCAATCAACGCACGCTGACACATGCCGCCCGAAAGCTGATGCGGGTAGCGGCCGGCTTGTCGCGCCGGATCCGGCATACCAGCCTCGGCGAGCAGCTCCACCGCCCTTCGTCGCGCCCCACGGCCTTCAGTATTGGCCCGCAAAGCTTCTGAGATTTGGAAGCCGACCTTCCAGACCGGGTTGAGGTTGGTCATTGGGTCCTGCGGTACGTATCCGATACGGCGGCCGCGGATCGACCGGAGTATTCGGCGGTCAGCGGCAGTAATGTCAGTCCCGTCGAAAACGATGCGTCCCGCCGTAATTCGGCCGCCGGGCGGCAGCAGCCCGAGGATCGCGGCGGCGGCAGTGGATTTCCCCGATCCCGATTC is a genomic window containing:
- a CDS encoding dipeptide ABC transporter ATP-binding protein; translation: MNCRTGDDASPLLSVEGLEVRFGTHTPVIRGMNLRVLRGQTVAVVGESGSGKSTAAAAILGLLPPGGRITAGRIVFDGTDITAADRRILRSIRGRRIGYVPQDPMTNLNPVWKVGFQISEALRANTEGRGARRRAVELLAEAGMPDPARQAGRYPHQLSGGMCQRALIAIGLASRPRLLIADEPTSALDVTVQRQVLDHLQRLIDDLGTALLLITHDLALAAERAESVVVVHRGVVVESGAVQSILQDPQHEYTRRLVAAAPSLAARNRGSAHLRSQVSMKAAVRDAVLVASDLTKIYRESRGAPWRRAAFCAVDAVSFRLPRASTLAIVGESGSGKSTVARMVLGLLQPTSGTVVYHGNQGAQGSLVVGELNGDEELAFRRRVQPVFQNPYSSLDPRYSVFRAIEEPLRIHRVGDRKQRKQAVRELLDQVALPSSVLGRLPRELSGGQRQRVAIARALALRPEVLVCDEAVSALDVVVQAQILDLLADLQAQLGLTYLFISHDLAVVRQIADDVLVMRAGRVVEQASTEDVFSRPADEYTRQLLEAIPRRANTCKEVGR